The following are from one region of the Paraglaciecola sp. L1A13 genome:
- a CDS encoding low molecular weight protein-tyrosine-phosphatase has translation MFDKKIKKNLTSVLFVCLGNICRSPTAEAVFRHKAEHEGLAIDIDSAGTLGAHIGTTPDKRSRVVGEERGYNFKKIKCRKVEVKDFARFDYVIAMDKNNVRALLEICPEEYQHKIALMMSFCDAEEEEVPDPYFGGKRGFEYVLDLIEKASDGLIDHIKARFV, from the coding sequence GTGTTTGATAAGAAAATAAAGAAGAACTTAACCTCCGTGCTTTTTGTGTGTTTAGGCAATATTTGTCGTTCTCCAACGGCAGAAGCTGTTTTTCGTCACAAAGCGGAACACGAAGGTCTTGCAATAGATATTGATTCTGCCGGAACGTTGGGCGCCCACATAGGTACCACCCCTGATAAACGATCAAGAGTGGTGGGAGAGGAGCGTGGCTATAACTTTAAAAAAATAAAGTGTCGCAAAGTTGAGGTGAAAGACTTTGCGCGTTTTGATTATGTTATCGCCATGGACAAAAATAATGTGCGTGCCTTATTAGAAATATGTCCTGAGGAATACCAACATAAAATTGCCTTGATGATGAGTTTCTGTGATGCAGAAGAAGAGGAAGTGCCGGACCCTTATTTCGGCGGCAAGCGCGGCTTTGAATATGTCCTAGATCTTATTGAAAAAGCATCTGACGGTTTAATTGACCATATTAAGGCGCGTTTTGTCTAA
- a CDS encoding iron ABC transporter permease: protein MSNPKYLARKQKYWLALLLGILVGSSAWVMLGGLNIDNQASLFFDPIELRIFWQLRVPLVITALIVGAGLAVSSAVLQVLLRNPLADPGIIGISSGASLAAALFLVFGSTLPFLYVQYLLPVFCFFGALLSTAAIYFISKRLTGIHSGVILAGIAISTLSGAVIAWLHFLSDAQTMRNMTFWLMGSLNQADWKVLLVAAPILLLSLVYLMCQGRALNWLYFGASSAQLAGLNVPRFHKIMLLTCALVVGIAVSIAGSIAFVGLLVPHMLRNFFGFDNRFILPASALLGGIVLMVVVLIGRVAGDASVPVSMLTATLGGPIFLYSILRLDRQMN from the coding sequence TTGTCTAACCCTAAGTATCTAGCGCGCAAACAAAAATATTGGCTCGCGTTATTATTAGGCATACTTGTAGGGAGCAGTGCTTGGGTAATGCTTGGTGGACTGAACATTGATAATCAAGCCAGTTTATTTTTTGATCCTATCGAGCTGCGAATATTTTGGCAATTACGTGTTCCATTGGTGATAACTGCGCTTATCGTGGGGGCAGGTTTAGCCGTAAGCTCTGCTGTGCTTCAGGTTTTATTACGTAACCCATTAGCGGACCCAGGAATTATTGGTATCAGTAGTGGTGCGAGCCTTGCCGCCGCACTATTTTTAGTCTTTGGCAGTACGTTGCCATTTTTATATGTGCAGTATTTGTTACCGGTATTTTGCTTTTTCGGGGCTTTACTTTCAACGGCGGCAATCTATTTTATTTCCAAACGTTTAACTGGTATTCATTCCGGCGTTATCTTAGCAGGTATTGCTATTTCCACTTTAAGTGGCGCTGTAATTGCCTGGCTACATTTCTTATCTGATGCGCAAACCATGCGTAACATGACATTTTGGCTGATGGGTAGCTTGAATCAGGCGGACTGGAAGGTATTACTTGTAGCAGCTCCAATTTTATTACTATCGCTGGTTTATTTAATGTGTCAGGGCAGGGCATTGAATTGGCTCTATTTTGGGGCCAGTAGTGCCCAATTGGCAGGATTGAACGTCCCGCGATTTCACAAGATCATGTTGTTAACGTGTGCGCTAGTAGTAGGTATTGCGGTGTCTATTGCTGGTTCTATTGCTTTTGTCGGTTTGCTTGTTCCTCATATGCTGCGCAATTTTTTTGGTTTTGATAATCGCTTTATTCTTCCTGCTTCTGCGTTATTGGGCGGAATTGTGCTAATGGTCGTTGTGCTAATTGGACGTGTCGCTGGGGATGCAAGTGTCCCCGTTTCTATGTTGACCGCTACGTTAGGCGGTCCAATTTTTCTGTATTCAATACTGCGACTCGATCGGCAGATGAATTAG
- a CDS encoding ABC transporter ATP-binding protein, with protein MLVIENLTFSQRLDNINVYAESGQFVHLLGPNGAGKSSLLQIVSGLGLPDIGRVTFDNCDIAQLTMIELARFRCFQEQQQSHIFAITVRESLSFFAHNLVMPAILENALEIEPFMTRSLLTLSGGESRRVQIARALLQIWPTIEQGQALILLDEPSQGLDFRHQHLLLSCLVELTKLGNIVLMSHHDLNISTQYANRVWLMRSGILEHFGEVKDVMTPAILSNIFDCQVREFNDSEGNSILQTYLR; from the coding sequence ATGCTTGTTATTGAAAACCTCACATTTTCGCAGCGTTTAGACAATATTAATGTGTATGCTGAATCAGGACAATTTGTTCACTTACTAGGGCCAAATGGGGCGGGGAAATCAAGCTTACTGCAGATTGTTTCAGGTCTTGGCTTACCAGATATCGGTCGCGTTACCTTTGATAACTGCGATATAGCTCAACTAACCATGATTGAGCTGGCGCGTTTTCGCTGTTTTCAAGAGCAGCAGCAAAGTCATATATTTGCGATTACCGTGCGAGAGTCTCTCTCGTTTTTTGCGCATAATTTAGTTATGCCTGCGATATTAGAAAATGCCCTCGAAATAGAGCCGTTTATGACCCGCTCCTTGCTTACTCTGTCCGGGGGGGAAAGTCGTCGAGTGCAAATTGCTCGCGCATTATTGCAAATTTGGCCGACGATTGAGCAGGGCCAAGCGTTAATACTTCTCGATGAGCCGAGCCAAGGATTAGATTTTCGTCACCAACACTTGTTGTTGTCCTGTCTTGTTGAACTGACAAAGCTTGGAAATATCGTGTTGATGAGCCACCACGATCTTAATATATCGACTCAGTATGCAAATCGTGTTTGGTTAATGCGTTCTGGGATATTGGAACATTTCGGAGAGGTTAAAGATGTAATGACGCCAGCTATACTAAGCAATATTTTTGATTGCCAAGTTCGTGAATTTAACGACTCTGAAGGTAATAGCATCTTGCAAACTTACCTCCGGTAA